One Osmerus eperlanus chromosome 24, fOsmEpe2.1, whole genome shotgun sequence DNA window includes the following coding sequences:
- the ctdspl3 gene encoding CTD small phosphatase-like protein 3 yields MRLRSRTIDDRPSLAKFNDNGQRPSTTPRPRRAGKRNIEKDEETLEQEYHSPSSYEDTGTRGPPVAKGRGRKRPAVYADREDLVFKTPVRVQHHRVLSEIDHPSPQNSAVRNIYTPIVRFLTPTKENSRSPLSGDVLMSPEQCMFGFGSIGLLEGEEDSEDAFSPFAFIKNIPSRSQQSKPCVRDIPPKTRSTPQATLVLDLDETLMYSSLSVIEEAEYTFHTAFQDHEYKVYMILRPYVKDFLQAMSKVFEMFVYTSAKKEYAEKILDILDPRRKLFRHRLYQVDCTCVLGHYVKDLGVLQRDLAKTVVLDNAPHTYPYHLMNMIPIKSWSGNKEDKELQKLIPYLERLSGADDFRAVLKRRTDHFHRLLSED; encoded by the exons ATGAGATTACGGTCTCGAACTATTGACGACCGCCCATCATTGGCAAAGTTCAACGACAACGGTCAGCGCCCCTCAACAACTCCTCGACCTCGGCGAGCTGGAAAACGGAATATAGAAAAG GATGAGGAGACACTTGAACAAGAGTACCACTCGCCCTCCTCTTACGAAGACACCGGCACAAGGGGCCCCCCTGTTGCAAAGGGTCGCGGGAGGAAAAGGCCGGCTGTATATGCTGACAGAGAAG ACCTTGTCTTCAAGACCCCCGTCAGGGTGCAACATCACAGGGTACTATCAGAGATagaccacccctctcctcagaaTTCTGCAGTGCGGAATATCTACACACCTATTGTACGTTTTCTCACACCTACCAAAGAAA ACTCAAGGAGTCCCCTCAGTGGTGATGTGCTCATGAGTCCAGAACAATGCATGTTTGGTTTCGGCTCCATCGGCCTccttgaaggagaggaggacagcgagGATGCTTTCAGCCC TTTCGCCTTCATCAAGAACATTCCATCCAGATCCCAGCAATCCAAACCCTGCGTCCGAGACATTCCACCCAAGACAAGGAGCACGCCCCAAGCTACGCTGGTTCTAGACCTG GATGAAACTCTCATGTATAGCTCACTCAGTGTCATAGAGGAAGCAGAATATACCTTCCACACAGCCTTCCAGGACCATGAGTacaag GTCTATATGATTCTACGACCGTATGTGAAGGACTTTCTGCAGGCCATGTCAAAAGTATTTGAG ATGTTTGTTTACACATCAGCAAAGAAAGAATACGCAGAAAAGATACTGGACATCTTGGACCCGCGGCGAAAATTGTTCCG ACATAGACTGTATCAAGTGGACTGTACCTGTGTCCTTGGACACTACGTGAAGGACCTGGGAGTGCTTCAGAGGGATCTGGCTAAGACTGTCGTGTTGGACAATGCTCCACACACCTACCCCTATCAT CTGATGAACATGATTCCCATCAAGAGTTGGTCTGGGAACAAGGAGGATAAAGAACTGCAAAAGCTTATCCCATACCTGGAAAGATTGTCGGGTGCT GATGATTTCCGGGCAGTTCTGAAGAGGAGAACTGACCACTTTCACAGGCTGCTCTCTGAAGACTGA